One Xenopus tropicalis strain Nigerian chromosome 8, UCB_Xtro_10.0, whole genome shotgun sequence genomic window carries:
- the mrpl41 gene encoding 39S ribosomal protein L41, mitochondrial has protein sequence MGLITKIARGLVRGADRMAECTSKRGPNSYNKGRGAKKIGYLTSSGKFVKVREMVPAFVVPDLTGFKLKPYVSYRAPPGSEEPMTPKKLFMETAGPQIEKDLQGGTFRLEELQKYGFEPTQEGKLFKLFPKNYVQ, from the coding sequence ATGGGGCTCATCACCAAAATTGCCCGAGGTCTGGTTCGGGGGGCAGACAGAATGGCCGAATGCACGAGCAAGCGGGGCCCCAACTCTTACAACAAGGGGAGAGGGGCCAAGAAGATCGGGTACCTGACGTCGAGCGGCAAGTTTGTCAAAGTGCGGGAAATGGTCCCCGCGTtcgtggtccccgatctgactggctTTAAGCTAAAGCCGTATGTCTCTTACAGGGCCCCGCCGGGCAGCGAGGAGCCAATGACCCCCAAGAAGCTCTTCATGGAGACGGCGGGGCCCCAGATAGAGAAGGACCTGCAGGGGGGCACCTTTAGGCTGGAGGAGCTGCAGAAGTACGGCTTTGAGCCCACCCAGGAGGGCAAACTGTTCAAATTGTTCCCCAAAAACTACGTCCAATAA